In Halobaculum sp. XH14, a single genomic region encodes these proteins:
- a CDS encoding ATP-binding protein, producing the protein MSGIPDEIRISDDGTTLPVIELLTGRGFVTGKSGSGKSNTASVIAEELLELDLPLLIIDTDGEYYGLKERYEMLHVGAGDLCDVQVSPTHAQRIATLALEENVPVILDVSEYLDVDEARDLIHGVVKTLFVREKKAKKPFMLLVEECHEYLPESGGLDEVGEILLQVAKRGRKRGLGLCGMSQRPAAVDKDFITQCDWLVWHRLTWENDTKVVGRFLDDEYAGMVEELNDGEAILVTDWDEEVNRVQFRRKKTFDAGATPGLEDVERPDFRTISADLEAELQMVDPSAEVDDSTSNGSGGDSGTQTASPDGVRITEDGDADADGDDAGDADGGSAAGDGAGGAGETDTRPRSSTADSGAMTGGSGTNGGSGGGSSLGSGSTTASASSTAGGSRRSSRASAHREIARKRRRRRRNREPEDNIVLEASHLVAYGVESVIWRLRYGVFRVRFAVRRALKRSRERTRRAGRRLGVDPRLLAALLLGSAALFAGLFLLTVAP; encoded by the coding sequence ATGTCAGGCATCCCGGACGAGATCAGGATCTCCGATGATGGCACCACCCTGCCCGTCATCGAACTCCTCACCGGCCGCGGGTTCGTGACCGGCAAGTCCGGGAGCGGCAAGTCTAACACGGCGAGCGTCATCGCCGAGGAGCTGCTCGAACTCGACCTCCCGCTGCTCATCATCGACACCGACGGCGAGTACTACGGGCTGAAGGAGCGCTACGAGATGCTCCACGTCGGCGCGGGCGACCTCTGTGACGTGCAGGTGTCGCCCACCCACGCCCAGCGCATCGCCACGCTCGCGCTCGAAGAGAACGTCCCGGTCATCCTCGACGTCTCGGAGTATCTCGACGTGGACGAGGCCCGTGACCTGATCCACGGCGTCGTCAAGACGCTGTTCGTCAGGGAGAAGAAGGCGAAGAAGCCGTTCATGCTGCTCGTCGAGGAGTGTCACGAGTACCTCCCCGAGTCGGGCGGGCTCGACGAGGTGGGCGAGATCCTGCTCCAGGTGGCAAAGCGCGGTCGGAAGCGCGGGCTCGGTCTCTGTGGGATGTCCCAGCGGCCCGCGGCCGTCGACAAGGACTTCATCACCCAGTGTGACTGGCTCGTCTGGCACCGGCTCACCTGGGAGAACGACACGAAGGTCGTCGGGCGCTTCCTCGACGACGAGTACGCGGGAATGGTCGAGGAGCTGAACGACGGCGAGGCGATCCTCGTCACCGACTGGGACGAGGAGGTCAACCGGGTCCAGTTCCGCCGGAAGAAGACGTTTGACGCCGGCGCGACGCCGGGGCTGGAGGACGTCGAGCGCCCCGACTTCCGGACGATCAGCGCCGACCTGGAGGCCGAACTCCAGATGGTCGACCCCTCGGCGGAGGTGGACGACTCCACCTCGAACGGCTCCGGCGGCGACTCCGGCACCCAGACCGCGTCCCCGGACGGGGTTCGAATCACGGAGGACGGGGACGCCGACGCTGATGGCGACGATGCGGGCGACGCGGACGGCGGGTCGGCCGCCGGCGACGGCGCCGGCGGCGCCGGCGAGACGGACACCAGACCGCGGTCGAGCACGGCCGACAGCGGCGCGATGACGGGCGGCAGCGGGACGAACGGCGGCTCCGGTGGCGGGTCGAGTCTCGGATCCGGGTCGACGACCGCGAGCGCCTCCTCGACGGCCGGCGGGTCGAGGCGGTCCAGCCGGGCCAGCGCACACCGCGAGATCGCACGCAAGCGTCGCCGTCGACGGCGGAACCGCGAGCCGGAGGACAACATCGTCCTGGAGGCGAGCCACCTCGTCGCCTACGGCGTCGAGTCGGTCATCTGGCGGCTTCGCTACGGCGTCTTTCGCGTCAGGTTCGCCGTTCGGCGGGCGCTGAAGCGCTCGCGCGAGCGGACGCGGCGGGCGGGTCGCCGGCTCGGCGTCGACCCGCGGCTGCTCGCGGCGCTGCTGCTCGGCTCGGCGGCCCTCTTCGCCGGGCTGTTCCTGCTGACGGTCGCTCCGTGA
- a CDS encoding MFS transporter: protein MGDVRPRAVILAVIACTFFVGFGGGVVFPILPNLGAVLGISPFLVGLILSANRFVRMVANAPAGALVDRVGTRRPFIVGLVVEGVATLGYNVALASSLPEVWFLLARVAWGLGSALVFATAYTITADVSEASSRGTSMGFVRAGITFGFPAGLVLGGVVSDMYSVSTAFALAAAFALVSGGLAFLTVPETHASESSSTVRPWDVDRSTPALTAGLVNFGLYFSYAGVLFATLVLLLGERGITVLDYSAQGTSGFLMAATVLAGSAFMLVGGTVSDRLEARIPVLLTFLLLACGGFLLLAVADTRADLLVACLAIGAGQGGVGGPLMALLADLTPTDRMGRATGTNNVLGDVGGGLGPIVSLPAVEALGFVPVYAACALIPLLGGVVLLAGTYRHTGELNPDVAETPAR, encoded by the coding sequence GTGGGCGACGTTCGCCCCCGTGCGGTGATCCTCGCGGTCATCGCCTGCACGTTCTTCGTCGGCTTCGGCGGCGGCGTCGTGTTCCCCATCCTGCCGAACCTCGGGGCGGTGCTCGGCATCTCCCCGTTCCTGGTCGGCCTCATCCTGAGCGCGAACCGGTTCGTCAGGATGGTCGCGAACGCGCCCGCGGGGGCGCTCGTCGACCGGGTCGGCACCCGCCGGCCGTTCATCGTCGGCCTCGTGGTCGAGGGCGTGGCGACGCTGGGCTACAACGTCGCGCTGGCCTCCTCACTCCCGGAGGTCTGGTTCCTCCTCGCGCGGGTCGCGTGGGGACTCGGCAGCGCGCTCGTGTTCGCGACGGCCTACACCATCACGGCCGACGTGAGCGAGGCGTCCTCCCGGGGGACGAGCATGGGGTTCGTCCGGGCGGGCATCACGTTCGGCTTCCCGGCGGGGCTGGTGCTCGGCGGCGTCGTGAGCGACATGTACAGCGTCTCGACCGCGTTCGCGCTCGCGGCGGCGTTCGCGCTGGTGTCGGGCGGGCTGGCGTTCCTCACGGTCCCGGAGACCCACGCGAGCGAGTCGAGTTCGACGGTGCGGCCCTGGGACGTCGACCGGAGCACGCCGGCGCTGACGGCGGGGCTCGTCAACTTCGGGCTCTACTTCTCGTACGCCGGCGTCCTCTTTGCGACGCTGGTGCTGCTGCTGGGAGAGCGTGGTATCACCGTCCTCGACTACTCGGCCCAGGGCACCTCGGGGTTCCTGATGGCCGCCACGGTGCTCGCCGGGTCGGCGTTCATGCTCGTCGGCGGCACGGTGAGCGACCGGCTGGAGGCCAGGATCCCGGTCCTGCTGACGTTCCTCCTGCTTGCCTGCGGCGGGTTCCTGCTGCTCGCGGTCGCGGACACCCGCGCCGACCTGCTCGTGGCCTGTCTCGCCATCGGCGCGGGCCAGGGCGGCGTCGGCGGCCCGCTGATGGCGCTGCTGGCTGATCTGACCCCGACCGATCGGATGGGCCGCGCGACGGGGACGAACAACGTCCTCGGCGACGTGGGGGGCGGACTGGGTCCCATCGTCTCGCTCCCGGCGGTGGAGGCGCTCGGGTTCGTCCCCGTCTACGCGGCCTGTGCGCTGATCCCGCTGCTGGGCGGCGTCGTCCTGCTGGCCGGCACGTACCGGCACACGGGCGAACTCAACCCCGACGTCGCCGAGACGCCGGCCCGGTGA